One region of Streptomyces rishiriensis genomic DNA includes:
- a CDS encoding MMPL family transporter — MRVTAIPSGRRAKWAVLAFWIGLLAVASVFSGKFDSVVKNEVGTFLPSNAESTQAIELAKKFTPDISSAVVIYERADGDITADDRAVAKADAGRFAQLKHVTAPLVGPVVAKDGRAIEIVVPVKAGGSGQTGSSEIEAAVKEMRSILDSHPTLTTHVTGPAGYAADQADAFAGADKALLLLTVAIVFVILLLTYRSPVLWIAPLICVGVALFVAQAAIYLFARYGSLTVKGDTQFILTVLVFGAGTDYALLLIARYREELRRHEDRHEAMAVALRRSGSAIVASAVTLMLSLLCFLAADLNSTKSLGPALAIGVASALVAMVTLLPALLVILGRWMFWPVRPTFGSPQPPQRGPWEWIGSVVSRRPRATWIGSSAVLGVLALGLIGFTADNMQMKDSFTSTPEAVTGEQAMAVHFPAGGGDPAQIIGAAGAAGPLRSAVAATPGITDVTQPVVKDGHVYLEGTLTAASNSKAAFATVDRLRDAVHAVPGAEAKVGGGNAVNLDYKRAAQHDRTLLVPLVLIVVGLIIGALLRAVVAPLVLLATVVLSFAAALGVSALTFRHIFGFAGADPAIPLWIFVFLIALGVDYNIFLMTRVHEESKAHGTRRGALRGLNATGGVITSAGIVLAGTFAALATLPLVFAAQIGFAVAFGVLLDTFLVRSVLVTALTYDLGRRMWWPSALSRAETASDPEELAPQALAQR; from the coding sequence ATGCGAGTAACAGCAATCCCGTCCGGCCGGAGGGCCAAGTGGGCCGTCCTCGCCTTCTGGATCGGCCTGTTGGCGGTCGCCAGCGTGTTCAGCGGCAAGTTCGACAGCGTCGTGAAGAACGAGGTGGGCACGTTCCTGCCGAGCAACGCCGAGTCGACCCAGGCCATCGAACTGGCGAAGAAGTTCACCCCGGACATCAGCTCGGCGGTCGTCATCTATGAGCGAGCCGACGGTGACATCACCGCGGACGACCGGGCCGTGGCGAAGGCGGACGCAGGGCGCTTCGCGCAGCTGAAGCACGTGACCGCGCCCCTCGTCGGCCCGGTGGTCGCGAAGGACGGCCGGGCCATCGAGATCGTCGTCCCCGTCAAGGCCGGTGGAAGCGGACAGACGGGCTCGAGCGAGATCGAGGCCGCCGTCAAGGAGATGCGGTCGATCCTCGACTCCCACCCCACCCTCACCACGCACGTCACCGGACCCGCGGGCTACGCCGCGGACCAGGCCGACGCGTTCGCGGGCGCCGACAAGGCGCTGCTCCTGCTCACGGTCGCGATCGTCTTCGTCATCCTGCTGCTCACCTATCGCAGCCCGGTGCTGTGGATCGCCCCGCTGATCTGTGTGGGCGTGGCCCTGTTCGTCGCACAGGCGGCGATCTACCTCTTCGCCCGGTACGGGAGCCTGACGGTCAAGGGAGACACCCAGTTCATCCTCACGGTGCTGGTCTTCGGCGCGGGCACCGACTACGCCCTGCTGCTCATCGCCCGCTACCGCGAGGAGCTGCGCCGGCACGAGGACCGGCACGAGGCGATGGCGGTCGCGCTGCGGCGCTCGGGGTCGGCCATCGTCGCCAGTGCCGTGACGCTGATGCTGAGCCTGCTGTGCTTCCTGGCGGCCGATCTGAACTCGACCAAGAGCCTGGGACCCGCGCTGGCCATCGGCGTCGCGAGCGCCCTGGTCGCCATGGTCACCCTCCTTCCGGCTCTCCTCGTCATCCTCGGGCGCTGGATGTTCTGGCCGGTCCGGCCGACGTTCGGCTCCCCGCAGCCGCCGCAGCGCGGCCCCTGGGAGTGGATCGGGAGCGTGGTGTCCCGCAGGCCGCGCGCCACCTGGATCGGGTCCTCGGCCGTGCTGGGCGTGCTGGCGCTCGGCCTGATCGGATTCACGGCGGACAACATGCAGATGAAGGACTCCTTCACCAGCACGCCCGAAGCCGTCACCGGTGAGCAGGCGATGGCCGTGCACTTCCCGGCGGGCGGCGGCGATCCCGCCCAGATCATCGGCGCCGCCGGCGCAGCCGGCCCGCTGCGGTCCGCGGTGGCCGCCACACCCGGGATCACGGACGTCACCCAGCCGGTGGTGAAGGACGGCCATGTCTACCTGGAGGGCACGCTGACGGCCGCCTCGAACAGCAAGGCGGCGTTCGCGACCGTCGACCGGCTGCGCGACGCGGTGCACGCGGTGCCCGGCGCCGAGGCCAAGGTCGGCGGGGGCAACGCGGTCAACCTCGACTACAAGCGGGCCGCCCAGCACGACCGGACCCTGCTGGTGCCGCTCGTCCTGATCGTCGTCGGTCTCATCATCGGCGCGCTGCTGCGGGCCGTCGTCGCGCCGTTGGTCCTGCTCGCCACGGTCGTGCTGTCGTTCGCGGCGGCGCTCGGGGTGAGCGCCCTGACCTTCCGGCACATCTTCGGGTTCGCCGGAGCCGACCCGGCGATCCCGTTGTGGATCTTCGTCTTCCTCATCGCCCTGGGAGTCGACTACAACATCTTCCTGATGACCCGGGTGCACGAGGAATCCAAGGCGCACGGTACCCGGCGCGGAGCGCTGCGCGGCCTGAACGCCACCGGCGGCGTGATCACCTCGGCGGGCATCGTGCTCGCGGGAACGTTCGCCGCGCTTGCGACGCTGCCCCTGGTCTTCGCCGCGCAAATCGGCTTCGCGGTCGCGTTCGGCGTACTCCTCGACACCTTCCTGGTGCGCTCCGTCCTCGTCACCGCCCTGACGTACGACCTCGGTCGGCGGATGTGGTGGCCGAGTGCCCTCAGCCGCGCGGAGACGGCGAGCGATCCCGAGGAACTCGCGCCGCAGGCGCTCGCCCAGCGGTGA
- a CDS encoding non-ribosomal peptide synthetase has protein sequence MTTDLFAELYRRGVRMRLADGRLHVTAPPGALTSELREEMKLRRDELIEIVSRSEHADEPAGLTPLPEERHEPFPLTDIQQAYWVGRTPVVELGGNSTHCYLEFDAADLDVPRLSRSLDRLVRHHDMLRAVIQPDGRQRVLPEVPPYDIQVTDLAGLDDTAQEAGIARIREELAHQVLPADRWPLFEVRATRLADRRWRLHLSLDMLVMDGFSFGIFQRDWFRFYSRPDAPPEPLDVTFRDCVLAERRQQGERRFEDDRRYWLDRLDRLPPAPELPLAVQPGQLSCPKFARQHARLPRDRWSAIKETARRRGLTPSAVLVAAYADVLRRWSKRPELTLNLTLFNRPPLHPRIGEVIGDYTSLVLLETRPGPEDSFAARVKRLHHRLMEDLGHSSYSGVRVLRERARRLGGRPGAGMPVVFTSMIGFESGSNPTETAQVFGDVVYGVSQTPQVWLDYQVLEDRGELLVNWDYVEDLFPAGMLEEMFLAHRTCLERLSESEAAWDERELVTLPATQADERRRVNETGASIPRRTLCGLVEEQAGRTPDAIAVISADGEHTYRELVDDAHRLAHVLQSLDATRDELIGIVAEKGYEQVVAALGVTRSGAAYLPVEPRWPAARREQLLRQGQVRVVVTTPHLRDELTWPDGIRLVTLADAEVRSAPSTPPRTGPDPDDLAYVIFTSGSTGTPKGVMIDHRAAANTIQDLNDRFRVTSDDRVLALSALSFDLSVYDVFGLLAAGGGVVVPEPGRSQEPRHWADLVDRHRVTLWNTVPALMQAWIDAHDPAAPPPGHGLRLVMMSGDWIPVTLPDRIRAVYPAAQVKSLGGATEASIWSIHHPIGTVPPHWSRIPYGKPLANQTMHVYDQWLEPSPVWTTGEIYIGGSGVARGYWADPERTAERFVVHPRTKARLYRTGDLGRYLPDGDIEFLGREDSQIKLNGYRIELGEIAVPLRRHPGVRDALVGVDTNPRTGRRQLVAYLVPSEGEPLAGQPHPDADTLRSTLEEVLPEYMVPRHYLVIPEVPLSTNGKVDMSALPAPRERQTSGSLAAPRDELERTLLSFWQEVLGRDDFGTQENFFELGGDSLHAIGVLERITKEFGTSESQDDGLRRLFENPTVAQLAAVMRAESQGR, from the coding sequence ATGACCACCGATCTCTTCGCCGAGCTGTACCGCCGCGGGGTGAGGATGCGGCTGGCCGACGGCCGGCTTCACGTGACGGCCCCGCCCGGTGCTCTCACTTCGGAACTGCGCGAGGAGATGAAGCTTCGCAGGGACGAGCTCATCGAGATCGTCTCGCGCTCCGAACACGCGGACGAGCCCGCCGGCCTGACTCCACTGCCCGAGGAGCGGCATGAGCCGTTTCCGCTGACGGACATCCAGCAGGCGTACTGGGTGGGCCGGACCCCCGTGGTGGAACTCGGCGGCAACTCGACCCACTGCTACCTGGAGTTCGACGCCGCGGATCTCGACGTCCCGAGGCTGAGCCGGAGCCTGGACCGACTCGTCCGGCACCACGACATGCTCCGGGCGGTCATCCAGCCCGACGGCCGCCAGCGTGTGCTGCCCGAGGTACCGCCGTACGACATCCAGGTCACGGACCTGGCCGGCCTCGACGACACGGCGCAGGAAGCGGGAATCGCGCGGATCCGGGAGGAGCTGGCGCACCAGGTCCTGCCCGCCGACCGCTGGCCGCTGTTCGAGGTCCGCGCGACCCGGCTGGCCGACCGGCGGTGGCGCCTGCACCTCAGCCTGGACATGCTGGTCATGGACGGGTTCAGCTTCGGGATCTTCCAGCGCGACTGGTTCCGCTTCTACAGCCGGCCGGACGCCCCGCCCGAGCCCCTCGACGTCACCTTCCGCGACTGTGTCCTCGCCGAGCGGCGGCAGCAGGGCGAACGGCGGTTCGAAGACGACAGGCGGTACTGGCTGGACCGGCTCGACCGGCTGCCACCCGCTCCCGAACTGCCGCTGGCCGTCCAGCCCGGGCAGCTCTCCTGTCCGAAGTTCGCCCGGCAGCATGCCCGACTCCCCCGCGACCGGTGGTCCGCCATCAAGGAGACGGCCCGGCGCCGGGGTCTCACCCCGTCCGCCGTGCTCGTCGCCGCCTACGCCGATGTGCTCCGGCGCTGGTCGAAACGGCCCGAGCTCACGCTCAACCTGACGCTGTTCAACCGGCCACCGCTCCACCCGAGGATCGGCGAGGTGATAGGCGACTACACCTCGTTGGTCCTCCTGGAGACACGGCCAGGGCCGGAGGACTCCTTCGCGGCGCGGGTGAAGCGCCTGCACCACCGGCTCATGGAGGATCTCGGGCACTCCAGCTACTCGGGCGTCCGCGTCCTGCGGGAGCGCGCCAGGCGTCTGGGCGGCCGGCCCGGCGCCGGGATGCCGGTGGTGTTCACGAGCATGATCGGCTTCGAGTCCGGGTCGAACCCCACCGAGACGGCCCAGGTGTTCGGCGACGTCGTGTACGGCGTCAGCCAGACGCCCCAGGTCTGGCTGGACTACCAGGTGCTCGAGGACCGGGGCGAACTGCTGGTCAACTGGGACTACGTCGAGGACCTCTTCCCCGCCGGCATGCTCGAGGAGATGTTCCTCGCCCACCGGACGTGCCTGGAGCGCCTCAGCGAGAGCGAAGCCGCCTGGGACGAGCGAGAGCTCGTCACGCTTCCGGCCACGCAGGCCGACGAGCGCCGCCGTGTCAACGAGACCGGGGCCTCCATTCCCCGGCGCACCCTCTGCGGCCTCGTCGAGGAACAGGCCGGGCGGACCCCGGACGCGATCGCCGTGATCTCGGCCGACGGTGAGCACACCTACCGCGAGCTGGTCGACGACGCCCACCGGCTGGCCCATGTCCTGCAGTCGCTGGACGCGACCCGGGACGAGTTGATCGGCATCGTCGCCGAGAAGGGGTACGAGCAGGTGGTGGCGGCCCTCGGCGTCACCCGGTCCGGGGCCGCGTACCTGCCGGTGGAGCCGCGCTGGCCGGCCGCCCGGAGGGAGCAGCTGCTCCGGCAGGGCCAGGTCCGGGTGGTGGTCACGACACCGCACTTGCGCGACGAGCTGACCTGGCCGGACGGAATCCGGCTGGTGACCCTCGCCGACGCCGAGGTACGGTCCGCTCCGTCCACCCCGCCGCGGACCGGTCCCGACCCGGACGACCTGGCGTACGTGATCTTCACGTCCGGATCGACCGGCACGCCGAAGGGCGTGATGATCGACCACCGGGCCGCGGCCAACACGATCCAGGACCTCAACGACCGCTTCCGTGTCACCTCGGACGACCGTGTGCTGGCGCTGTCCGCGCTCAGCTTCGACCTCTCCGTGTACGACGTCTTCGGTCTGCTGGCCGCGGGAGGCGGCGTCGTCGTGCCGGAGCCGGGCAGGTCGCAGGAGCCGCGGCACTGGGCCGACCTGGTGGACCGGCACCGGGTGACGCTCTGGAACACCGTGCCGGCCCTCATGCAGGCGTGGATCGACGCGCACGATCCGGCGGCTCCCCCGCCCGGACACGGGCTGCGGTTGGTCATGATGAGCGGTGACTGGATCCCCGTGACGCTGCCGGACCGGATCCGCGCGGTCTATCCCGCGGCCCAGGTGAAGAGCCTGGGCGGCGCCACCGAGGCGTCGATCTGGTCGATCCACCACCCGATCGGCACGGTGCCCCCGCACTGGTCACGGATTCCTTACGGCAAGCCGCTCGCCAACCAGACCATGCACGTGTACGACCAGTGGCTGGAGCCGAGCCCGGTCTGGACGACGGGTGAGATCTACATCGGCGGCAGCGGCGTGGCCCGCGGCTACTGGGCCGATCCCGAGCGGACGGCGGAGCGGTTCGTCGTGCATCCCCGGACCAAGGCCCGTCTCTACCGGACCGGTGACCTCGGCCGCTATCTCCCCGACGGGGACATCGAGTTCCTGGGCCGCGAGGACTCGCAGATCAAACTCAACGGCTATCGCATCGAGCTCGGTGAGATCGCGGTCCCCCTGCGGCGGCATCCGGGCGTCCGGGACGCGCTGGTCGGCGTGGACACCAATCCGAGGACGGGCCGGCGGCAGCTGGTCGCCTACCTGGTGCCCTCGGAAGGGGAGCCCCTCGCGGGACAGCCGCACCCCGACGCCGACACGCTGCGGAGCACGCTCGAAGAGGTCCTGCCGGAATACATGGTGCCCCGCCACTACCTCGTCATCCCCGAGGTGCCGCTGAGCACGAACGGCAAGGTCGACATGTCGGCGCTGCCCGCCCCGCGGGAACGGCAGACCTCCGGCAGCCTTGCGGCTCCCCGGGACGAACTGGAGCGGACGCTGCTGTCCTTCTGGCAGGAGGTCCTGGGACGGGACGACTTCGGGACGCAGGAGAACTTCTTCGAACTCGGCGGGGACTCCCTGCACGCGATCGGCGTCCTGGAGCGCATCACCAAGGAGTTCGGCACGTCCGAAAGCCAGGACGACGGTCTGCGCCGCCTCTTCGAGAACCCCACGGTCGCGCAGCTGGCCGCCGTCATGCGGGCCGAGAGCCAAGGGCGTTGA
- a CDS encoding type I polyketide synthase, giving the protein MADEEKLRQYLKKATGDLQRMALKLHEAELRDSEPVAIVGMGCRFPPDLRSAADLWRFVADERDGISPFPDDRGWGAVVVPDGGTPATPEPTAYQGGFVAGADRFDAEFFGIGEHEALAMDPQQRLLLETAWDAVEHAGLDPAGLRGTRTGVYAGVSYCHYGAGPDAVLPAGVEDQLIVGGAPSTTSGRVAYVMGLHGPAISIDTACSSSLVAIHQACQALRRGDCELALAGGVTIMATPDVVIEFGRRGALARDGRCKPFAAAADGMGFGEGAGLLVLERLSVALRNGHDVLAVIRGSAVNQDGATNGLTSPSRAAQEAVIRQALATAGLTPDQVDAVEGHGTGTPLGDSIEAEALIATYGENRTADRPLRLGSVKSNIGHTQTASGVASVIKMVMSLRARTHARTLHVDQPSTYVDWSGGTVALTDESVPWPAGGRPRRAGVSSFGISGTNAHLILEEHAAADGASAPAPATPDDAPTPWVLSAKTEPALRAMAAQLGDFLTAHPAPTAAVGQSLARMRAGFGHRAVSTGASADEHLAALAALARGEDAPGLITGAVTAGKTAVVFTGGEPGTGDSVRRLADRFPAFAEAYDDVRRCLEARLDRPLTAYRHATVFAHQVALYRVIRSCGVVPDLLAGADIGELTAAHVAGVLSLDDAGALAAAAYAFDTGDDGAGERLRGTAERIGYAQPRIPLVSRGEPGRPDHWATGDFLRTGTEDVLSGVRSQGVTACLELDPGAVVTVGRVLELLATAYTAGATVSWGVCAGTDAGRVRLPGYPFQRKRYWLEAPVARSRGGHDVVRQPVHPLLGGAVDLADATERWYVRTAPDRGPWHVAQYRLRGTPVLPPAAVAEWALAAARHAASCGDRDGGGARTIENLTFGEPVTLHGTQVPALQTAAEPHGTVLRIRGFSAKPGDAGHGWTLRFTASATEDIPPVPSPADLERLRSRMTEQDPGTPAARLGDAGITCGPAFRDATRRWWQADNEALALIETDVAATDGEPYLIHPVVLETCFLTALPLVADADTGTAVWLPAGLSRLTRHRDLPPRMWCHVRRTADGPVDLELYSDTGEPLVTVTGLTYRASDLAAQAGSRAEPSDAGPWDADGLSRLAVEDPQTARGTLTDLLFTRVTALVEGLADDRESLRARFAGARLGDLGMDSLRTMGLREQFRTELRVDVPPQRLLGDTTVADIVDLVCRTLAARSLVVDDEEPEAAGMIEELIL; this is encoded by the coding sequence ATGGCTGATGAAGAAAAGCTGCGTCAGTACCTGAAGAAGGCCACCGGCGATCTGCAGCGTATGGCCCTCAAACTGCACGAGGCCGAACTCAGGGATTCCGAGCCCGTCGCGATCGTCGGCATGGGCTGTCGGTTCCCGCCCGACCTGCGTTCCGCGGCGGATCTCTGGCGGTTCGTGGCAGACGAGCGCGACGGCATCTCGCCGTTTCCCGACGACCGTGGCTGGGGCGCGGTCGTCGTACCCGACGGCGGCACCCCGGCGACGCCGGAACCGACGGCGTACCAAGGAGGCTTCGTCGCCGGAGCCGACCGTTTCGACGCCGAGTTCTTCGGGATCGGTGAACACGAGGCACTGGCCATGGACCCGCAGCAGCGGCTGCTCCTGGAGACCGCGTGGGACGCGGTGGAGCACGCCGGCCTGGACCCGGCCGGCCTGCGCGGGACCCGGACGGGCGTCTACGCCGGCGTCTCCTACTGTCACTACGGCGCGGGACCGGATGCCGTGCTCCCGGCGGGCGTCGAAGACCAGTTGATCGTGGGCGGCGCCCCGAGTACGACGTCCGGCCGGGTCGCCTACGTGATGGGACTGCACGGGCCCGCCATCAGCATCGACACGGCCTGCTCCTCCTCACTGGTGGCCATCCACCAGGCATGTCAGGCCCTTCGGCGCGGCGACTGCGAACTCGCGCTGGCCGGCGGGGTCACGATCATGGCCACGCCGGACGTCGTCATCGAGTTCGGCCGCCGCGGCGCTCTCGCCCGGGACGGCAGATGCAAGCCCTTCGCCGCCGCCGCGGACGGCATGGGGTTCGGCGAGGGCGCCGGGCTGCTGGTGCTGGAACGCCTGTCCGTGGCACTGCGCAACGGCCACGACGTGCTCGCGGTCATCCGCGGTTCGGCGGTGAACCAGGACGGCGCGACGAACGGGCTGACCTCTCCGAGCCGTGCGGCCCAGGAGGCGGTCATCCGGCAGGCGTTGGCAACCGCCGGGCTCACCCCCGACCAGGTGGACGCGGTGGAGGGACACGGCACCGGCACCCCGCTGGGCGACTCGATCGAGGCCGAGGCCCTCATCGCCACGTACGGCGAGAACAGGACGGCGGACCGGCCTCTGCGGCTCGGCTCGGTCAAGTCGAACATCGGCCACACCCAGACCGCGTCCGGGGTGGCGAGCGTGATCAAGATGGTCATGTCCCTTCGCGCGAGAACCCACGCGCGGACGCTTCACGTCGACCAGCCGTCCACGTATGTGGACTGGTCCGGCGGGACGGTCGCGCTGACCGACGAGTCGGTTCCGTGGCCGGCCGGCGGCCGGCCGCGCCGGGCCGGTGTGTCCTCGTTCGGCATCAGCGGCACCAACGCGCACCTGATCCTGGAGGAGCATGCCGCCGCGGACGGCGCGTCCGCCCCGGCGCCGGCCACCCCCGACGATGCCCCGACGCCCTGGGTGCTGTCGGCGAAGACCGAGCCGGCGCTGCGCGCCATGGCCGCGCAACTCGGCGACTTTCTCACCGCTCATCCGGCGCCCACCGCGGCGGTCGGGCAGTCGCTCGCCCGCATGAGGGCGGGGTTCGGGCACCGCGCGGTCAGTACGGGCGCCTCCGCCGACGAGCACCTCGCCGCACTCGCCGCGCTGGCCCGGGGCGAGGACGCACCCGGTCTGATCACCGGCGCGGTCACCGCCGGGAAGACGGCGGTGGTGTTCACCGGCGGGGAGCCGGGAACCGGTGACTCGGTCCGGAGGCTGGCGGACCGGTTCCCCGCCTTCGCCGAGGCGTACGACGACGTCCGCAGGTGTCTGGAGGCCCGCCTCGACAGGCCGCTGACGGCGTACCGGCATGCCACCGTGTTCGCCCACCAGGTGGCGCTGTACCGCGTGATCCGCTCGTGCGGAGTCGTGCCGGACCTTCTCGCCGGCGCGGACATCGGCGAGCTCACCGCGGCACATGTCGCCGGTGTCCTGTCGCTGGACGATGCCGGAGCACTCGCGGCCGCGGCGTACGCGTTCGACACCGGGGACGACGGGGCCGGGGAACGGCTGCGGGGCACCGCGGAGCGGATCGGCTACGCGCAACCGCGTATCCCGCTCGTCTCCCGCGGCGAACCCGGCCGCCCGGACCACTGGGCGACGGGCGACTTCCTGCGGACCGGCACCGAGGACGTCCTGTCCGGGGTCCGGTCGCAGGGGGTGACGGCCTGCCTGGAGCTGGATCCCGGAGCCGTCGTCACCGTGGGCCGGGTGCTGGAACTCCTCGCGACGGCGTACACGGCCGGCGCGACGGTGTCCTGGGGCGTCTGCGCCGGGACGGACGCCGGCCGGGTCCGCCTGCCCGGCTACCCGTTCCAGCGCAAGCGGTACTGGCTCGAGGCGCCGGTCGCCCGGAGCCGGGGCGGGCACGATGTCGTCAGGCAGCCCGTGCACCCGCTGCTCGGGGGCGCGGTCGACCTCGCCGACGCCACCGAGCGTTGGTACGTCCGGACAGCTCCGGATCGCGGGCCCTGGCACGTCGCCCAGTACCGGTTGCGCGGCACGCCCGTCCTGCCGCCCGCCGCCGTCGCCGAATGGGCACTGGCGGCCGCGCGCCACGCGGCCTCCTGCGGCGACCGTGACGGCGGCGGCGCCCGGACGATCGAGAACCTCACCTTCGGTGAGCCGGTCACGCTGCACGGCACGCAGGTGCCAGCCCTTCAGACGGCGGCCGAACCGCACGGCACGGTCCTCCGGATCAGGGGATTCAGCGCAAAGCCCGGGGACGCCGGCCACGGCTGGACCCTCCGGTTCACCGCCTCGGCCACCGAGGACATCCCGCCGGTCCCCTCCCCCGCGGACCTGGAGCGGCTGCGCTCCAGGATGACCGAGCAGGATCCCGGCACGCCGGCCGCGCGGCTCGGCGACGCCGGGATCACCTGCGGCCCGGCCTTCCGGGACGCGACCCGGCGCTGGTGGCAGGCGGACAACGAGGCGCTGGCCCTCATCGAGACCGACGTGGCCGCCACGGACGGCGAGCCCTACCTGATCCACCCCGTGGTGCTCGAGACGTGCTTCCTGACCGCCCTGCCGCTCGTCGCCGACGCGGACACCGGCACCGCCGTGTGGCTCCCTGCGGGGCTCTCACGTCTCACCCGCCACCGCGATCTGCCGCCGCGCATGTGGTGCCACGTCCGCCGTACGGCGGACGGCCCGGTCGACCTGGAGCTGTACTCCGACACCGGCGAACCGCTCGTCACGGTCACGGGGCTCACGTACCGCGCATCCGACCTGGCCGCACAGGCGGGATCCCGCGCGGAGCCGTCCGACGCCGGACCGTGGGACGCCGACGGACTGTCGCGGCTCGCCGTCGAGGATCCGCAGACGGCGCGCGGCACCCTCACGGACCTGCTGTTCACCCGGGTGACCGCCCTGGTCGAGGGGCTCGCGGACGACCGGGAGAGCCTGCGCGCCCGGTTCGCCGGCGCCCGGCTGGGCGATCTCGGCATGGACTCACTGCGCACGATGGGGCTCCGGGAGCAGTTCCGTACGGAGCTTCGCGTGGACGTACCGCCGCAGCGCCTGCTCGGCGACACCACTGTGGCGGACATCGTCGACCTGGTCTGCCGGACCCTGGCCGCCAGGAGCCTCGTCGTCGACGACGAGGAGCCGGAGGCCGCCGGAATGATCGAAGAACTCATCCTGTAA
- a CDS encoding cation:proton antiporter: protein MTALAGAGAQDMRLAVLFADMALVLVAGAALGRLAQKFRQPMVVGEISAGILLGPSVLGLLPGDLPARIFPADVRPLLSAVSQVGLVLFMFVVGWEFEKRLIRPHARLAAGVSLTSIAVAFGLGVALAPFLYDEHSSVAGHHISFAAFATFLGTAMSVTAFPVLARILHENKLLDSRAGSLSLASAAIDDLLAWCLLAYVSALVTAHGDYSELARIGLYSLLYVAGMLLAVRPLVARLVWRWAATERWSALLSVLCAGALTSAWLTTWIGIHAIFGAFLFGFVMPREPAMVLAEHVRRPMDHVSVVLLPVFFIVTGLGVDLGALTGGDVLALVAIVVVACAGKLVGAILPARMAGFSWREATDLGLLMNTRGLTELIILNAAVSLGVLDGRMFTMLVIMALVTTAMAGPLLSRRGAIPVPDAPGQDPETAAPPADVGAPRT, encoded by the coding sequence ATGACCGCCCTCGCCGGGGCGGGCGCCCAGGACATGAGGCTGGCGGTCCTGTTCGCCGACATGGCACTGGTGCTGGTGGCGGGTGCGGCACTGGGGAGGCTCGCCCAGAAGTTCCGTCAACCGATGGTCGTCGGCGAGATCTCGGCGGGCATCCTGCTCGGGCCCAGCGTGCTCGGCCTGCTGCCGGGCGACCTGCCGGCCCGCATCTTCCCCGCCGACGTACGGCCGCTGCTGTCGGCGGTCTCCCAGGTGGGTCTGGTCCTGTTCATGTTCGTGGTCGGCTGGGAGTTCGAGAAGCGCCTGATCAGGCCGCATGCCCGGCTCGCCGCAGGGGTCTCGCTGACGTCGATCGCGGTGGCCTTCGGACTGGGCGTGGCCCTCGCGCCGTTCCTGTACGACGAGCACTCCTCGGTGGCCGGGCACCACATCTCCTTCGCGGCCTTCGCGACCTTCCTCGGCACCGCGATGTCCGTGACCGCCTTCCCGGTGCTGGCCCGGATCCTGCACGAGAACAAGCTCTTGGACTCCAGGGCCGGCTCGCTGTCGCTGGCCAGCGCCGCCATAGACGACCTGCTCGCCTGGTGCCTTCTGGCGTACGTCTCGGCCCTGGTCACCGCGCACGGCGACTACTCCGAGCTGGCCCGCATCGGGCTGTACAGCCTGCTCTACGTGGCCGGGATGCTGCTGGCCGTACGGCCGCTGGTGGCCCGCCTGGTGTGGCGCTGGGCCGCCACCGAACGCTGGTCCGCGCTGCTCTCGGTGCTGTGCGCGGGCGCGCTGACCTCGGCCTGGCTGACCACCTGGATCGGCATCCACGCGATCTTCGGGGCGTTCCTGTTCGGGTTCGTCATGCCCCGCGAGCCCGCCATGGTCCTGGCCGAGCACGTGCGCCGGCCCATGGACCACGTCAGCGTCGTGCTGCTCCCGGTCTTCTTCATCGTCACCGGGCTCGGCGTGGACCTCGGCGCGCTCACCGGGGGCGACGTCCTGGCGCTGGTCGCGATCGTCGTCGTGGCCTGCGCCGGCAAACTGGTCGGCGCGATCCTCCCGGCCCGGATGGCGGGCTTCTCCTGGAGGGAGGCGACGGACCTGGGACTGCTCATGAACACCCGGGGCCTGACCGAACTCATCATCCTCAACGCCGCCGTCAGCCTGGGCGTCCTGGACGGGCGCATGTTCACCATGCTCGTGATCATGGCCCTCGTCACGACGGCGATGGCCGGCCCGCTGCTGTCCCGGCGCGGCGCCATCCCCGTACCGGACGCGCCCGGACAGGACCCGGAGACGGCCGCGCCGCCCGCGGACGTCGGCGCCCCGCGCACCTGA